In the genome of Candidatus Eisenbacteria bacterium, the window AGCGCGGCGGAAGCGTCACCATGGTCGCTGTTGATTCCCAACACCAAACGATTCACGCGGATGTCTTTCGAGGTTGACGGTCGAGATGGGTCGCGCAGCGCCCGGAGCTCCGGGCGTGGATCAAAACGAAAACGGCGGCGCGATCGATGGTCCGGGCCGCCGCACCGTTCCCAACGGCCCCGGAAGCACGAGGTTCGGGTCGCCAGCGGACCCGACAGGGTCACAAGCGCGAACAAGGAAAGGCTCCCGGCCCCTCCGTGTCAAGGCAAACCCGTAGAACTCACGGCGACTCCAGGGGGAACGTGCTTCATGATGCGGCCGCCAGCGCTCCCGTCGCGGCTCCCGGATTGACGGACTCGGAGCGCAGCGGATATCGTTGAGCGTTCTTTTCGGCCCATGGGCCGCTCCCACGGGACTCCACAGGACTCAGCGCCCCGGCTTCACCAACCCTCTATGGATCGCACGATCGCTCTGGCTCCCTACTGGGAGCGCATTTGGGCTCGCCGCGGGATGATCCTGACGCTCGTCCTCACGGCGACGGTGGTGGTCGGTGCGATCTCGTTCGTCATGCCCCCCTGGTACCGGGCCGAGGTCGAGCTGCTGCCGCCGACGGAGGACGATAGCGGCTTGGGCATCGCCAGCCTGCTGAAGGGCGTTGGCGTGCCAGGAGTCAAGATCCCGACCGAAGTCTCACCCGCCGAAGTGTTCATGGTCATTCTTCGCAGCCGGCGGATCAACGAGCAGATGGTGGATCGCTTCGATCTCAAGCGGCTCTACAAGAAGAAACTCATTGTCGATGCGGTCAAGGAGCTCCTTCAGCACTCCAGGTTCAAGCTGACCGCGGCCGGAACCATCCAGATTACCGTCGAGGACAGGAGTCGCGACCGTGCCGCCAAGATGGCGAACACCTACGTCGAGCTCCTCGACCAGTTCAATCGCGAGACACGGATGACCAAGGGCCGCCGGACTCGTCTCTTCATCCAGGGCCGCCTCGACGAGACGCGTCGTGAGCTGGCGTCGGCCGAGCAGACGCTCGCCCAATACCAGGTGAAGAACAAGGCGGTCGTCTTGTCCTCGCAGATGTCGTCGGCCGTCGATCAGGCGGCGCGGCTTTACGCGCGGAGGATGGCGCTCCAGGTCCGGCTCGGTGTGGTGCGCGGGTATTCGGCGGGCAGCGAGGAAGAACTGCAGATCCGGCAGGAGCTCGCCCAGCTCGATCGCCAGATGCGGGAGCTGCCGGAAACCGGACTCGAGCTCGCTCGGCTGGTTCGCGAGGTGAAAGCTCTGGAGCAGGTGTTCGCCCTGCTCACGGCTCAATACGAGGATGCGCGCATTACCGAGGCCCGTGACATCGTGACGGTCGAGGTCCTCGACCGGGCCACACCACCCGAACGAAAGTCTCGCCCGCGGCGCGGGATCATGATCGCGGGGACTTTCCTGGCTTCCCTGGTCCTCGGGGCGGGATATGCAGCGCTCAAGGAGGAGGAACGGCCCCGGCCCATGGTCCGCGCCGTGGGCTCGGATTGAAGACTCGAACCGGT includes:
- a CDS encoding Wzz/FepE/Etk N-terminal domain-containing protein; amino-acid sequence: MDRTIALAPYWERIWARRGMILTLVLTATVVVGAISFVMPPWYRAEVELLPPTEDDSGLGIASLLKGVGVPGVKIPTEVSPAEVFMVILRSRRINEQMVDRFDLKRLYKKKLIVDAVKELLQHSRFKLTAAGTIQITVEDRSRDRAAKMANTYVELLDQFNRETRMTKGRRTRLFIQGRLDETRRELASAEQTLAQYQVKNKAVVLSSQMSSAVDQAARLYARRMALQVRLGVVRGYSAGSEEELQIRQELAQLDRQMRELPETGLELARLVREVKALEQVFALLTAQYEDARITEARDIVTVEVLDRATPPERKSRPRRGIMIAGTFLASLVLGAGYAALKEEERPRPMVRAVGSD